A single region of the Lotus japonicus ecotype B-129 chromosome 4, LjGifu_v1.2 genome encodes:
- the LOC130713556 gene encoding protein SRC2-like: MESRTLELNIASAKDLKDVNLIGKMDVYAVVSLSGDTHCHYKIKTQVHRDAGTNPTWNFPITFTINETHARQNRLILEIKLLCQRTLAADKEIGDLIVPVRELIDQPGDGKSFQHVSYQVRRPSGKPKGAFNFSYKFGGKFATPANHVPEPVMAYPPPVAGSSGSAPYPGGYPPSAPLYSGGYTYQPSAPVYDGYPGQGGYEYGQPPPVQKPAIGNKFGMRMGLGAGLLGGAIGGMLIGGMMSDAGGCGAGYDGGFGDAGGGF, encoded by the coding sequence atgGAGTCCAGAACCTTAGAACTCAACATTGCATCAGCGAAGGATCTTAAAGATGTCAACCTCATCGGCAAGATGGATGTCTACGCCGTCGTTTCACTCTCCGGCGACACCCACTGCCACTACAAGATCAAAACCCAAGTCCACCGAGACGCCGGCACCAACCCCACCTGGAACTTCCCCATCACCTTCACAATCAACGAAACCCATGCCCGCCAGAATCGGTTGATCCTCGAAATCAAGCTCCTCTGCCAGCGCACCCTCGCCGCCGACAAGGAAATCGGTGACCTCATTGTTCCCGTCAGGGAGCTGATCGACCAGCCCGGCGACGGGAAGTCCTTCCAGCATGTTAGTTACCAGGTCAGACGACCGTCAGGGAAACCCAAAGGAGCGTTTAATTTCTCCTACAAATTTGGCGGGAAATTCGCTACTCCGGCGAATCATGTGCCGGAGCCGGTCATGGCTTATCCTCCTCCGGTGGCGGGGTCGTCCGGTTCTGCGCCGTACCCTGGTGGTTATCCTCCATCAGCGCCGCTATATAGCGGCGGATACACTTACCAGCCGTCGGCGCCGGTGTATGATGGGTACCCGGGTCAAGGTGGGTACGAGTACGGTCAGCCGCCGCCGGTTCAGAAACCGGCGATTGGGAACAAGTTTGGAATGAGAATGGGATTGGGAGCCGGATTGCTTGGTGGAGCTATCGGTGGGATGCTGATTGGGGGGATGATGTCTGATGCTGGCGGTTGTGGTGCCGGCTACGACGGTGGTTTCGGTGATGCTGGTGGCGGTTTTTGA